A portion of the Stegostoma tigrinum isolate sSteTig4 chromosome 44, sSteTig4.hap1, whole genome shotgun sequence genome contains these proteins:
- the LOC132206923 gene encoding late histone H2B.L4-like isoform X3, with protein sequence MADEKKSQATSKKGAKKIIKKAPGKSGKKRSRRRKESYSIYIYKVMKQVHPDTGISSRAMSIMNSFVNDIFERIAGEASRLAHYNKRSTISSREIQTAVRLLLPGELAKHAVSEGTKAVTKYTSSK encoded by the coding sequence ATGGCAGATGAGAAGAAATCGCAGGCAACTTCCAAGAAAGGCGCgaagaaaatcatcaagaaggcGCCGGGGAAAAGCGGCAAGAAAAGGAGCCGACGCAGGAAAGAAAGTTACTCCATCTATATCtacaaagtgatgaagcaggttcaccccGACACCGGCATCTCCTCCAGGGCCATGAGCATCATGAACTCGTTCGTCAACGATATTTTCGAGCGTATCGCAGGGGAggcttcccgcctggcccattacaacaagcgcagcaccatcagctcccgggagatccagaccgccgtgcggctgctgctgcccggggagctggccaagcacgccgtgtcggagggtacaaaggcggtgaccaagtacaccagctccaagtga
- the LOC132206928 gene encoding late histone H2A.2.2-like has product MSGRGKGSGGKARSKAKSRSSRAGLQFPVGRVHRLLRKGNYAERVGAGAPVYLAAVLEYLTAEILELAGNAARDNKKTRIIPRHLQLAVRNDEELNKLLGGVTIAQGGVLPNIQAVLLPKKTAAGGSAKK; this is encoded by the coding sequence ATGTCTGGGAGAGGAAAGGGCAGTGGAGGGAAAGCTCGCTCGAAGGCCAAGTCCCGGTCTTCCCGAGCTGGCCTGCAGTTCCCGGTGGGCCGTGTTCacaggctcctgagaaagggtaactatgctgagcgtgtgggtgccggagcgccggtctatctggctgcggtgctcgagtacctgacggctgaaatcctcgagctggccggtaacgcggcccgggacaacaagaagacccgcatcatccccaggcacctccagctggccgtgcgcaacgacgaggagctcaacaagctgctgggaggggtgaccatcgctcagggcggggtgctgcctaatatccaggctgtgctgctgcccaagaaaaccgcTGCAGGGGGCTCCGCTAAAAAGTGA
- the LOC132206931 gene encoding histone H3 yields MARTKQTARKSTGGKAPRKQLATKAARKSAPATGGVKKPHRYRPGTVALREIRRYQKSTELLIRKLPFQRLVREIAQDFKTDLRFQSSAVMALQEASEAYLVGLFEDTNLCAIHAKRVTIMPKDIQLARRIRGERA; encoded by the coding sequence ATGGCCAGAACCAAGCAGACAGCGCGCAAATCCACCGGAGGGAAAGCTCCGCGCAAGCAGCTAGCGACCAAAGCGGCCCGCAAGAGCGCTCCGGCCACGGGTGGAGTGAAAAAGCCTCATCGCTACaggcccggcacggtggctctgcgggagatccgccgctaccagaaatccaccgagctactgatccgcaaactgccgttccagcgcttggtgcgggagatcgctcaggacttcaagaccgacctgcgcttccagagctcggccgtgatggccctgcaggaggccagcgAGGCTTACCTGGTGGGGCTGTTTGAGGACACCAACCTGTGTGCCATCCACGCCAAGCGGGTCACCATCATGCCCAAAGACATCCAGCTGGCCCGCCGGATCCGCGGGGAGCGCGCCTAA